In one Drosophila pseudoobscura strain MV-25-SWS-2005 chromosome X, UCI_Dpse_MV25, whole genome shotgun sequence genomic region, the following are encoded:
- the Vps4 gene encoding vacuolar protein sorting-associated protein 4B yields MSSGSTLQKAIDLVTKATEEDRNKNYAEALRLYEHGVEYFLHTIKYEAQGEKAKDSIRVKCLQYLDRAEKLKEYLKKGKKKPIKEGDESSSKDDKDKKSDSDDEDDDPEKKKLQAKLEGAIVIEKPHVQWSDVAGLDAAKEALKEAVILPIKFPQLFTGKRIPWKGILLFGPPGTGKSYLAKAVATEANRSTFFSVSSSDLMSKWLGESEKLVKNLFELARQHKPSIIFIDEIDSMCSARSDNENDSVRRIKTEFLVQMQGVGNDTDGILVLGATNIPWVLDSAIRRRFEKRIYIPLPEAHARLVMFKIHLGNTTHVLTEQDLKELAGKTEGYSGADISIVVRDALMEPVRKVQMATHFKKVTGPSPTNKDETVDDLLIPCSPGDAGAVEMNWMDVPSDKLFEPAVTMRDMLKSLSRTKPTVNDDDLKKLRKFTEDFGQEG; encoded by the exons atgtCGTCCGGCTCTACATTACAGAAGGCCATCGATCTGGTGACCAAGGCCACCGAGGAGGATCGCAACAAGAACTATGCCGAGGCACTGCGCCTCTATGAGCATGGCGTGGAGTACTTTCTGCATACGATTAAGT ACGAGGCACAGGGCGAGAAGGCCAAGGACTCGATCAGAGTCAAGTGTCTGCAGTATTTGGATCGGGCCGAAAAGCTCAAGGAGTACCTAAAGAAGGGCAAGAAGAAACCGATCAAGGAGGGCGACGAGTCCAGCTCCAAGGACGACAAGGACAAGAAGAGCGACAGcgatgacgaggacgatgacCCGGAGAAAAAGAAGCTACAGGCCAAGCTGGAGGGGGCGATTGTCATCGAGAAGCCTCACGTGCAGTGGTCAGATGTGGCCGGCCTGGATGCTGCCAAGGAGGCCCTCAAAGAGGCCGTCATCTTGCCCATCAAATTCCCACAGCTATTCACCGGCAAGCGCATACCCTGGAAGGGGATCCTCCTGTTCGGCCCACCCGGTACGGGCAAGTCCTACCTGGCCAAGGCAGTCGCCACCGAGGCCAACCGGTCCACATTCTTCTCAGTGTCTAGCTCCGATCTGATGTCCAAATGGCTGGGCGAGTCCGAGAAGCTGGTCAAGAATCTCTTTGAGCTGGCCCGCCAGCACAAGCCATCGATCATATTCATCGACGAGATCGATTCCATGTGCTCAGCCCGTTCCGACAACGAGAACGACAGTGTGCGTCGCATCAAGACCGAGTTCCTGGTGCAGATGCAGGGCGTCGGCAACGACACTGACGGCATCCTGGTCCTGGGCGCCACCAATATACCCTGGGTCCTTGACTCTGCCATCCGGCGACGATTCGAGAAGCGCATCTACATTCCGCTGCCGGAGGCCCATGCTCGCCTTGTCATGTTCAAGATACACTTGGGCAACACCACACACGTCCTCACTGAGCAGGATCTCAAGGAACTGGCTGGCAAAACCGAGGG ATACTCTGGCGCGGATATATCGATTGTTGTGCGCGATGCACTGATGGAGCCTGTGCGAAAGGTCCAAATGGCCACGCACTTTAAAAAGGTGACGGGACCCAGTCCCACGAATAAGGACGAGACTGTCGATGATCTGCTTATCCCATGCTCTCCAGGCGATGCGGGTGCCGTCGAGATGAACTGGATGGATGTGCCCAGCGACAAGCTCTTCGAACCGGCCGTGACCATG CGCGACATGCTAAAGTCGTTGTCCCGCACGAAACCCACAGTCAACGATGATGACCTGAAGAAGCTCCGCAAATTCACAGAGGACTTTGGGCAGGAGGGCTAG